In one window of Terriglobia bacterium DNA:
- the hutI gene encoding imidazolonepropionase — MPALLLTNIGQLLTMQGPPGPRRGRELGEVGLLEDAAVLCHGGKIVSVGKRRDAQRDSWLKSHKKKIEEIDCRGGVVLPGFVDSHTHPAFAAPRLVDFEKRIGGATYEQIAEAGGGIRSSAEGVRKSGRAALAEKILSALKEMAAQGTTTVEAKSGYGLSFAAEMKSLEAIREAARQWPGTVAPTLLGAHVVPREYLDRREEYVRAVCEEMIPQAARRQLARFVDVFIERGAFTETEAALIFKAALENGLDTRAHVGQLSAPAEGFLPSLVNTVEPASLDHMDHVSDSDIKELAKRDTVATLVPGANYFLGVDGYPPARKLIDAGVPVAVATDYNPGSSPTSNMQFVLSLACTQMKMTPAEAIAAATINGAHALRLADRKGSVEAGKDADLAVFGVRDYREIAYWFGSNLCGMTVMQGHIGEL; from the coding sequence TCCTCACAATGCAAGGGCCGCCGGGACCGCGGCGCGGGCGCGAGCTGGGCGAAGTTGGATTGCTGGAAGACGCCGCGGTGCTCTGCCACGGCGGGAAAATTGTTTCGGTCGGCAAGCGGCGCGATGCGCAACGCGATTCCTGGCTGAAATCCCACAAGAAAAAGATTGAAGAGATTGATTGCCGCGGGGGCGTGGTGCTGCCGGGGTTCGTGGATTCGCACACTCATCCGGCATTCGCGGCGCCGCGGCTGGTGGATTTCGAAAAACGCATCGGCGGCGCGACCTATGAGCAGATCGCCGAGGCGGGCGGCGGGATTCGTTCCAGCGCGGAGGGCGTCCGGAAATCGGGCCGGGCGGCGCTGGCGGAGAAGATCCTGTCGGCGCTGAAGGAGATGGCAGCGCAGGGCACCACCACGGTGGAAGCGAAGTCAGGGTACGGGCTGAGCTTCGCGGCGGAAATGAAGTCGCTGGAAGCGATCCGCGAGGCGGCGCGGCAATGGCCGGGGACGGTGGCGCCGACGCTGCTGGGAGCGCACGTGGTCCCGCGTGAGTATCTCGACCGCCGCGAGGAATATGTGCGCGCGGTTTGCGAAGAGATGATCCCGCAGGCGGCGCGGCGACAGCTGGCGCGTTTCGTGGACGTATTTATCGAGCGCGGCGCATTCACGGAAACGGAAGCTGCCTTGATTTTCAAAGCGGCGCTGGAGAACGGGCTGGACACGCGCGCGCACGTCGGCCAGTTGTCAGCACCCGCCGAGGGGTTTCTGCCGTCGCTGGTGAATACGGTTGAACCGGCATCGCTCGACCACATGGATCATGTGTCGGACAGCGACATCAAGGAACTGGCAAAGCGCGATACGGTGGCGACGCTGGTGCCGGGCGCGAATTATTTCCTCGGCGTGGACGGCTACCCGCCGGCGCGAAAGCTGATTGATGCGGGCGTGCCGGTGGCGGTGGCGACGGATTACAACCCCGGCAGTTCGCCGACGAGCAACATGCAATTCGTGCTCTCGCTGGCGTGCACGCAGATGAAGATGACACCAGCCGAGGCGATCGCGGCGGCGACCATCAACGGCGCGCACGCGCTCCGCCTGGCGGACCGCAAGGGAAGCGTGGAGGCCGGTAAAGATGCGGACCTGGCGGTGTTCGGAGTCCGGGATTATCGCGAGATCGCGTACTGGTTCGGGTCGAACTTGTGTGGGATGACGGTGATGCAGGGCCACATCGGGGAACTTTAA